In Ensifer adhaerens, a single window of DNA contains:
- a CDS encoding conjugal transfer protein TrbD: MREAVCLLERNRIHRALSRPNLLLGADRELVLVTGLATVILIFVVLTVYSALIGLAGWVLAMGILRHMAKEDPLMRKVYLRHIRYRRIYRPTSTPWRKG, from the coding sequence ATGCGTGAGGCCGTCTGCCTTCTTGAGCGAAACCGCATCCATCGCGCGCTCTCGCGACCCAACCTCTTGCTCGGTGCAGACCGTGAACTCGTGCTTGTGACTGGGCTTGCGACGGTCATTCTGATCTTCGTCGTCCTGACCGTCTATTCGGCACTGATCGGGCTCGCCGGCTGGGTCCTCGCAATGGGTATCTTGAGGCATATGGCCAAGGAAGATCCGCTCATGCGCAAGGTCTATTTGCGCCATATTCGCTACCGCCGCATCTACCGCCCGACATCGACGCCATGGCGCAAAGGTTGA
- a CDS encoding TrbC/VirB2 family protein encodes MRHDVKLATVVLAGLTLVLSSDPAFAGSGGGLPWEGPLERIQESITGPVAGYIALAAVAIAGGMLIFGGELNDFARRLVYVVLVAGVLLGATQIVQLFGATGASVADATIIKSSHPQTKGWAGNA; translated from the coding sequence ATGCGGCATGACGTTAAACTGGCGACGGTAGTCCTTGCCGGCCTCACTCTGGTCTTGAGCAGCGATCCGGCGTTCGCAGGCTCTGGCGGTGGCCTGCCTTGGGAAGGTCCGCTCGAACGCATCCAGGAGTCGATTACCGGCCCTGTCGCCGGTTACATCGCGCTTGCCGCAGTCGCGATTGCAGGTGGCATGTTGATCTTCGGCGGGGAACTCAACGACTTTGCCCGCCGTCTGGTCTATGTCGTCCTTGTCGCCGGCGTGCTTCTGGGTGCCACCCAGATCGTCCAGCTGTTCGGCGCCACCGGCGCATCTGTTGCTGACGCAACCATTATCAAATCCTCCCACCCCCAAACGAAGGGATGGGCAGGCAATGCGTGA
- the trbB gene encoding P-type conjugative transfer ATPase TrbB — protein MTAVHSTSRLVRKLEEVLGPDIRSALADPSVVEIMLNSDGNLFVERLGQTISRIGQMDTTAAEIAIGGVAHSTGTTVDERRPIISAELPIGGHRFEGLLPPVVQAPVFCIRKRASRLVPLDDYVSDGSMTAEQACLLRHAVDNRFNILVSGGTGSGKTTLANALIAEIAAVASNDRLIILEDTVEIRCGSRNALALRTSDEIDMQRLLKSTLRLRPDRIIVGEVRDGAALSLLKSWNTGHPGGIATVHANSARSALRRIEQLTAEATPQPMQSVIGEAIDLVVSIERTATGRRLGELLRVGGHDGTAYRLEPYREGNRDAA, from the coding sequence ATGACCGCCGTGCACTCAACTTCCCGCCTGGTGCGCAAGCTAGAAGAGGTGCTCGGACCAGATATCCGCTCGGCGCTCGCGGACCCGTCCGTCGTCGAGATCATGCTTAACTCAGACGGCAACCTCTTCGTCGAGCGGCTTGGCCAAACGATCTCGCGTATCGGGCAGATGGATACAACAGCGGCCGAAATCGCAATCGGCGGCGTCGCTCACTCGACCGGCACCACCGTTGACGAGCGGCGACCGATCATCTCCGCCGAGTTGCCGATTGGTGGGCATCGTTTTGAGGGTCTGCTGCCTCCTGTCGTTCAGGCCCCGGTTTTTTGCATTCGTAAACGCGCGTCTCGCCTCGTCCCACTCGATGATTATGTGTCGGATGGCTCAATGACGGCTGAACAGGCGTGTCTGCTGCGGCACGCCGTCGATAACCGGTTCAACATCCTCGTCTCGGGAGGAACCGGCTCCGGCAAGACGACGCTCGCAAACGCCCTCATCGCCGAGATTGCAGCAGTCGCCTCAAACGACCGCCTGATCATCCTCGAGGACACGGTCGAAATCCGCTGCGGCTCTCGCAATGCCCTGGCACTGCGTACAAGCGACGAAATCGACATGCAACGCCTGCTGAAGAGTACGCTCAGACTGCGACCAGACCGCATCATCGTTGGGGAAGTTCGCGATGGCGCCGCGCTCTCATTGCTCAAGTCCTGGAACACCGGGCATCCCGGGGGGATCGCGACGGTGCACGCCAATTCGGCGCGCTCGGCACTTCGCCGCATCGAGCAACTGACCGCGGAAGCTACCCCCCAGCCGATGCAATCGGTGATCGGAGAGGCAATCGATCTCGTCGTTTCGATTGAACGGACAGCGACAGGCCGTCGACTTGGCGAACTCCTGCGCGTCGGCGGTCATGACGGCACTGCCTACCGATTGGAACCTTATCGGGAAGGAAACCGAGATGCGGCATGA